TCAAATAATATGTATTAATATTATAACTACTTTAAAGTGTAAACTCAATTActtatattacaaaataaaaaaaaattaactgaaAATTAACAAGACATCACCCTGCTGTAAGCAAATTAACCTTATAAACTTTACAactaaaaagtaagaaaaaaaatcaaattattgaaTACAGTGTCTCACATAATTTCTCTAATTTTGGATTTACTACTAATTTATGTtgtgttatttattattaaatttgttttactAAATACAATATTGCACTATTAGACATATTAAAATGGTCATAGATTCGACTATCGATTTCAAGTTGTCGATGTAAACCTATAACAATACTTTCCTTTGTTACAAAATTTTACCCTCATGCATTTTTGTATGATaaaattttgatcattttaacTAAGATATTTCAAGCTGAATACACAAGTAATTAtattaagtttacaaaaaaattagaaaaaataaccTCAAACTAAATTTCTTATCTTTATTAAGTTAACCATGTTCCTACTTTTGGTAtcatataaaaacatattttataataaataaactatatgctatatataaatttaatataatgtaatgtaaAAATTgcatatacaaataaaaagaaatttaactATTCAACatacaaaatgttaaaaaacTGAATTAActgtatatgatatattttcaaaactaaTCAAAACAATGAAGATATGATCAAATAgcgaaaaaaaaatgtgaacaTTGTTGGGACTCATAAAATAGCACATACGTTGTGTGTGCCGTCCAGAAAACATTGAACGCATTGCAGAAACGATCTAAGTTTGGATTGTGATCTTTAAACATATAGGGCATCATTCGGATATCTGAATGTATGCTTGTATTTATCCATATAAGTTGGGTTGTGCTATGTTAGTTTTAAGGCATAGATTAATTACTTCGTAAGGTACGATAGAGTGGTCGTGGCTCGGAACATTGGAGAGAAAAACATTGATAGCAGTATTCACATTTTGTGACTAGCTGCTAAATTTTTAATGTACCAATCAAAAGTCATGTGTAATGGCTAGATTATTTTTGGGTTATGAGTACAATTTTAACTTTAATTGGTTGCATATTTAAGATCGATTTCCATCTCATTTCTGCATGTAAACGCCATAATAAGTTCAGAGCACGCatagagagaaacaaaaaatccAAACCTGGTAATTTTAAAGCAAACATTCAGGGTTCATGTGGTATTCTGCTCTTCATGAATGTCTTATCCAATCAGTTTCTCATCAGTAGAtgctttaaaaaatttatagtatTCAACATTCTCTTTTATTGCTTGTATTCGATCAGGTGCTTTAATTAACACAGCCTATGTCATAACAGTTGTTGAGCATTGCACACTTGTTGAACTCACGCCCAGGGTTCACATtcataaaaaatgttatatgtAGTTAGGTAATATGTAGTTATTAAATTGtaagataaaaaattaattaaaaatagtgAGGTATGGTGTTCAATTTTATTAAGCAAAATTATTATACAGCTTAAAAATGAAGTTGGTGTTGAATAATTAGATGGAAGTGGGAGAAGATGATGtgtagtgttacaaaaaaaaaaaaagagggtgTTAAATCATTCCATCATTGTGGATAGTCTTACAAGTCCTTTAACAAACAATTAATTGTTTACCATTTGATTTAGATTTAAGAAAACAAGGCAATTACATGTGTTTCAAGAAACCGGTTTATTTAATTGTGTTTGAGTCCTTGTTTGTCTTTGAGTCCTTGTTTGACGCCTTTGTTAAGATTAGCCTCGTAATTAAGAAATCATGGTTTCTCtcagtaaaatatataaacttatttCAATATAAAGCATGTCGTTGAGAAATCAAAATTTGTCAATGTGGATTTATAAACCAATATCTTCGAGATTAGCAAatctcaaaatattataaaaaagagTTAGTGTTACAAAAATGGCctagtcgacaaaaaaaaaaaaagagttaaaaaCAAGAAAGTTGCAACTTTTTGACAAAAAAGGAAGTTGTAACTTGGttcaaaaaaactaagaaagtagtaaatttaaatacaaaaatgaaaagGTAAATGCTGACCAATTATGTATACAATCTAGGcgtgggcattcggggtcccaatcgggtttcggttttatccattcgggttttggtttttcgggtttatcaaaatcaaccccattcgggttatataaaagttcggttcgggaccggttcgggttatatcgggttcgggtcggggttagtaaatcttcaaagaaccggtataacccattgtactttcgggttcgggtcccaatcggttcttcggtttaaaaatacatgatttgtacctattttgtaactaaaacataaatgaaatcggttcttcagatttaaaatacatgatttgtacatattttaatagccaaaacataagtaaaatcgattcaaaaataagaaaaaacatcaaacgtgatcattcaaaatcaagcgaaagataaacatagttagtgaaataaagaaaacagataaatgaaatcataaaacaaaaactaagttctcatgaaatgagaaacactatttaatgaaaacaaaaccaaaataaaaaaaactttaggtTTCAACCGCTACATTCCACCATCAACCTTTAtctaatagataattattttagaagttcaataatatcttaaagtattttggatacatattaagaattaagatcatatttggtagaagttctttttgttattataaatgtttcgggttctatcggatatccatttaggtccgggttcggttcggataatacccataacccaatataccaaaaaacaggatccattcggtatttatgtcgggttcggatcggttcggattcattttcatcggatcgggttcggttcggattttcggattcggtttatttgcccagccctaatacaatctattctattaaaacaggaaCATGACTTATTGATATAGATGTGAtccaactattttaatacaattattaaattttttattaattatttaagtactatataaagaaaaacacaagctaaaaatacaaatataaaaatttaatttctaaaaacaatataaaacaaaatatatattcactcTTTTAAAAGTGGACCTAAATCTAGTATACATTTAAATCACTAGGCCATTTTTGTTCGAAGAAATTTAGGTCACTAATAAACAATGGCAATGTAGAGAGTTATTAGTGTTCGCCAAAGAATAAGGATTTTTAAGAAACCTGTAAAATAgctcaaattttttatttaaacttgaTGCGTCTCTATTGTCTAATTGACAACTTAAAAGTGTCCCATTTTCAAGTTATTTCAGAAAACAATTACGACAATTCAACCATGACACGAACGACCAATAGCTAAGGGCCTCAacgaaaaaagaaaatcaaccaAATCCTTTGTGCAGAAACATTGTCCAAAAGATATCTGCAAGACTAAGAAGAAAAGTTCCCTCGACAAGtgttctctctcttctttgtcattattgttttttcaaaaatcaCAAGTACCCTGCATAAACCAGAGAATCCCGAATGAGATACTCAGTGAACATTTGGGAAACTGATTGCATTTtgatattaagaaaagaaagctTACTCGACAGAGTAAATTAGATGCCGACTAGATAATGATACCCTACAcaataagataaaataataatcaaataatatatatctataacACGATGCTGCATCATTATGATTTTGATGCGAGAAGATGATAATGGCTTTGATGCTATAAAAACGACAGATATATAACAACGGCTGACCTCAGGAGGGTTAAATTTTGCTCCAAGATTGCTGAGTTTTGCATGGGATTCAGCATAATCCTTGAAGAAAGCATCCTGATCTGCAGCATACTTCTCAGCATAGACCTGCAATTTTCATTGTAGTTTCAGTTTTAAAGGCAAATATCATATATTGAAATGATTCAActagagttttttttaaccTTGAAAGAAGGATCTTCAAAGATGGCAGCATCAGTGGGCAGGACAAGAAGATCTTCATCTCTCTTTTCCTTGATTTCCTGTtacgaaaaaaaattaatagacaTCAAAGGACAAAAAAGAAAGACTTTCATTTCAAGATGTAAAGAAAGAGTTATGTTCTGAAACGCAACTGTGAAGTAAGAATTGTCAAACTTCAACCACTCTGGAGTCCATGACTGTCCTCCTGGTGCTCCCGGCCCCTCTTTCTACAATAGTATATTGCAACAACGCATAGTGAGTAGAGCTCGGAAATGGGTCGGATACCTGCTTGACCCCCGGCGGGTTagcagtttttttttcaaattttttttgactTGCATAGCCTACGAAGAAAATTTAGCATACCGGCATCTGCCCTGCTTGAATTTGTGGTTATCCGCAAgtcataataattaaattaaaaattttatataaattttaattaaaaagaaaaaatcataatataaattgtataatataaaaatatcaacacatacatattttcttaaatataaatatcCATAAACAATAATATGAAATTATAAATCCTGTAGATTAACGGATATCGGGTTTAAAATATGCTGATATGCTGACCCGTCCcgcatccaaaatatataaccGCTGCGGGTTCAACCGGGACGGCATACATGAGTTGTGAACCAAATTCCCAACAATAATAGTGAGAACTTAAATACAAGTTCAATAAACAATACGTTATGGAACAGGACAAGAAAGAATACCGTGTACTTAGTTTCTGGCTTCCCCCAACCACTACGTTCTGGCCGAGATCTTCCTAAGGTGTGTGCACCAGATAATGCAACTATGTCCTGCAATTACAAAGTCATTCGAGATATAATCATTTACTTATAGGTTATCTTCTAGAAGTATGAAAATTGAAGCGCAATTCACCTTATCGTCTAAACCCATTCTGTAGAAGACTTCTCTGAGATGATTAGCGGGTGAAGGAGGACCAGCGTCTATAGAACATATGACATTGGaaactaatataaattttgaaataatatgaCAGTAACCAAAGAAAACATCCATAAATGAGAGTGCTAATACCAGGAAGCCTTCCTTCTTCAGGACACTCATGAGGACCAGAGGTATCAACTCTTCCATATTTCATGGGTATTTTTGGTCCTCCAGCTTCCTGAATTTCAGAAAATCTAGTTACTAAATATGTCCATGACCAGTAAAAGTAGGTTCAAGATTTACCTCTATAGCAGTAGCACTGGCCAGTTGGAATAGGTCAGCGTAGGAGATCCCAGAGTACATGTCTTTGATGTGCTTAATCAGGTTTAAAGCATTTACAAGACCTGAAAGCAACAACAAACATATggttaaagagagagagagagaagaaaaaaacaggTGTATATTACCAGCATTAGCAGCGTGCTTAAGCTCAATCTCGTATCTGAGACTGCCATTAGCTCCACCTCTCTGAGGCCACTCAGAGATGTTCTTGTTGTAGGTGCCAGCATCATGCCATCCCAAACGAACAAGAATTGGGTGGCAAAACTTGGTGTTGAGGAGCTCTTTGATGTCTTCTCTAGCACTCTTCAACTGTTCAGGATCCGTAGCTGCTGTGCAGTGGGTGGTTGCAGCCGAGCTGAAGCTCCGATTCACCAACGCAGCTTGACATCTCTTCTGAGATCAGGATTAGAGGAAACTCAGATCGGATATAGGAAAAGAGAAATGAAGAATTGCGAGGGTACCTGAGAGAGAAGCGGCGATGAGACGAGAGATCTGGTGAACGATAAAGATGACGAGGGAAAAGAGAGTTTGGATCCAGAGGAGGAGAAGCGGAGGAGACGAGAAGCTGAGACTTGAGTTCGAAGAGAGGAAGCcatagtggtggtggtggtgttgAGTGCGAGAGACACGCGCTCTGCCATATGAAGCGATCTGCGGTTTTTATTAGGTTTAGGTTTAAGAGTGCGATTGAACGGCGATTGATACTGCCACGCCGCAGGGAGAATATGACTCGAGGGTTTTCGAGGTCtgttttattttaccaaaaaacaaaatggCACGTCCTCAGTCAAtccacatgtttttttttttgaaaaaaaaagagagttgttGCACTACCTAACAATTGACTATGCTAATTGAGTAGGTGAGATTTTCCTGTACGAGGTGTTTTAcgtagaacaaaaaaaaatggggATGCATAATATGAAATGAACTAATACGATACGCCTCTGAATCACACACACTctattgacctcacatgctctCGTTTggtctttctttctctctcgattcaacaccaaaaagaaatattgaACAACGAAAATTTGAAAGTACAAGAAGATCTCATATATAATAACGAAAATCTGAAAGTACAAGAAGAGTCTCATATATAGTAGTACCAGTATTGTGTCAAGTAGAGTACTACCACAGATGAACACAAAGAATTTATCAACAAAGAAATAAGTTTTTACTAATCTCTTCCGAGTAAAATTACAAGTCATACTTAATCAGGAAACACACTAGGCTCACACGTTTCCATGATCTTCT
The nucleotide sequence above comes from Brassica napus cultivar Da-Ae chromosome A9, Da-Ae, whole genome shotgun sequence. Encoded proteins:
- the LOC106446926 gene encoding L-ascorbate peroxidase S, chloroplastic/mitochondrial-like isoform X1, with product MAERVSLALNTTTTTMASSLRTQVSASRLLRFSSSGSKLSFPSSSLSFTRSLVSSPLLSQKRCQAALVNRSFSSAATTHCTAATDPEQLKSAREDIKELLNTKFCHPILVRLGWHDAGTYNKNISEWPQRGGANGSLRYEIELKHAANAGLVNALNLIKHIKDMYSGISYADLFQLASATAIEEAGGPKIPMKYGRVDTSGPHECPEEGRLPDAGPPSPANHLREVFYRMGLDDKDIVALSGAHTLGRSRPERSGWGKPETKYTKEGPGAPGGQSWTPEWLKFDNSYFTEIKEKRDEDLLVLPTDAAIFEDPSFKVYAEKYAADQDAFFKDYAESHAKLSNLGAKFNPPEGIII
- the LOC106446926 gene encoding L-ascorbate peroxidase S, chloroplastic/mitochondrial-like isoform X2, translated to MAERVSLALNTTTTTMASSLRTQVSASRLLRFSSSGSKLSFPSSSLSFTRSLVSSPLLSQRCQAALVNRSFSSAATTHCTAATDPEQLKSAREDIKELLNTKFCHPILVRLGWHDAGTYNKNISEWPQRGGANGSLRYEIELKHAANAGLVNALNLIKHIKDMYSGISYADLFQLASATAIEEAGGPKIPMKYGRVDTSGPHECPEEGRLPDAGPPSPANHLREVFYRMGLDDKDIVALSGAHTLGRSRPERSGWGKPETKYTKEGPGAPGGQSWTPEWLKFDNSYFTEIKEKRDEDLLVLPTDAAIFEDPSFKVYAEKYAADQDAFFKDYAESHAKLSNLGAKFNPPEGIII
- the LOC106446926 gene encoding L-ascorbate peroxidase S, chloroplastic/mitochondrial-like isoform X3 yields the protein MAERVSLALNTTTTTMASSLRTQVSASRLLRFSSSGSKLSFPSSSLSFTRSLVSSPLLSQKRCQAALVNRSFSSAATTHCTAATDPEQLKSAREDIKELLNTKFCHPILVRLGWHDAGTYNKNISEWPQRGGANGSLRYEIELKHAANAGLVNALNLIKHIKDMYSGISYADLFQLASATAIEEAGGPKIPMKYGRVDTSGPHECPEEGRLPDAGPPSPANHLREVFYRMGLDDKDIVALSGAHTLGRSRPERSGWGKPETKYTRLYILDAGRVSISAYFKPDIR